A stretch of the Sphingobacterium thalpophilum genome encodes the following:
- a CDS encoding LytR/AlgR family response regulator transcription factor produces the protein MEQPQRLNCLIVDDQAFAIRILENHLAHFPEFKLVYAGSDVFEALRLLTECNIDLVFLDIQMPDMSGLQFLKLSRSRARFIFTTAYPKYAFEGYENDITDFLLKPIIFARFQKAIGKFKQQVQVELQQNTAASKDHVLIKGDAKQKYHKVQLVDILYVKGLDNYISISTTTGVIVTYMNLKDLTALLPAHRFCRIHKSYIVSLEHIAYVEKNSVRIRDDFFPIGPAFKKDFFRRWDLRR, from the coding sequence ATGGAACAGCCACAGCGTCTCAATTGCCTGATCGTCGATGACCAGGCTTTTGCTATCCGGATACTGGAAAACCACCTTGCACATTTTCCGGAGTTTAAGTTGGTCTATGCAGGATCAGATGTGTTTGAAGCGCTTCGTTTATTGACTGAATGCAACATTGATCTGGTTTTTCTCGATATACAGATGCCCGATATGAGCGGGCTTCAATTCCTGAAACTGAGCCGAAGCAGAGCGCGGTTTATCTTTACCACGGCCTACCCGAAGTATGCCTTTGAGGGTTACGAAAATGATATCACTGATTTCTTGTTAAAACCCATCATCTTTGCGCGTTTCCAGAAAGCGATCGGTAAATTTAAGCAGCAGGTACAGGTGGAGTTGCAGCAAAATACAGCCGCTTCAAAAGACCATGTACTGATCAAGGGAGACGCCAAACAAAAATACCATAAAGTTCAGCTGGTGGATATTCTTTATGTGAAAGGACTGGATAACTACATCAGTATTAGTACAACGACGGGGGTAATCGTCACGTACATGAACCTGAAGGATCTGACGGCCCTTTTGCCGGCACACAGATTTTGCAGGATCCATAAATCGTACATTGTGTCTTTGGAACATATTGCGTATGTGGAAAAAAATTCAGTTCGGATCAGGGATGACTTCTTTCCCATCGGACCTGCGTTTAAGAAGGACTTTTTCCGGCGTTGGGATTTAAGGCGCTAA
- a CDS encoding sensor histidine kinase: MNRKIYEVILLIWFLSSIYLLFGAIIFNKASSFGVALIIQSQIILLIIILLTATSIFPKNWEAKRWGLISFQIIGLNLICVLIRYIVEEIIFVRLGFPKSEPFNALFFVYDNFYYSLPGFFIGFITFLVFKTIAVEKRNSELRQAVQEAELNLLKSQINPHFLYNVLNYMYAVSLPLSERLSGTVAKLAGTMRYTLTKSDVQMVPLREEIEFIQDYIDLQSTQFDKGLHYCLHKELEDDSVMLPTLILIAFIENAFKHGVVDDPALPLIIAVRSTDKDLTLEVENHIQPKRKDPGNGIGLVNVQRRLEILYPDKHVLRTVCTDERFSVYLQLSL; encoded by the coding sequence ATGAATCGAAAAATCTATGAGGTGATCCTATTGATCTGGTTTTTATCGTCCATTTATCTGTTATTCGGCGCCATAATATTCAATAAAGCCTCTTCCTTTGGTGTCGCGCTGATCATCCAGTCCCAGATCATTCTGCTGATCATCATTTTGTTGACGGCCACCTCCATCTTTCCAAAAAACTGGGAAGCAAAGCGATGGGGATTGATCTCTTTTCAGATCATCGGCCTTAACCTGATCTGTGTGCTGATCCGCTACATTGTCGAGGAGATTATCTTTGTCCGTCTGGGCTTTCCAAAGAGCGAGCCTTTCAATGCCCTGTTTTTTGTCTATGATAACTTTTACTATTCACTTCCCGGCTTCTTCATCGGTTTTATTACCTTCTTGGTTTTTAAAACCATTGCGGTGGAAAAGCGCAACAGCGAGCTTCGGCAGGCCGTACAGGAGGCCGAATTAAACCTGTTAAAATCGCAGATCAATCCGCATTTTCTGTACAACGTGCTCAACTATATGTATGCTGTTTCTCTGCCCCTTTCCGAACGGCTTTCGGGTACGGTTGCAAAATTGGCAGGGACCATGAGGTATACCCTGACCAAGTCGGACGTCCAGATGGTCCCGCTGCGGGAAGAGATCGAATTTATACAGGACTATATTGATCTGCAATCCACGCAGTTTGACAAAGGCCTGCACTACTGCCTGCACAAAGAACTCGAGGATGACAGCGTGATGCTACCCACTTTGATCCTCATTGCCTTTATTGAAAATGCATTTAAGCATGGTGTGGTCGACGACCCCGCACTGCCATTAATAATAGCGGTCAGATCGACCGACAAGGACCTAACCCTGGAGGTGGAAAACCATATCCAGCCAAAGCGGAAAGATCCGGGCAATGGAATCGGCCTGGTCAATGTACAGCGCCGGCTCGAAATTCTCTATCCCGACAAACATGTGCTGCGGACGGTCTGTACGGACGAGCGTTTTTCAGTTTACCTTCAATTGTCTTTATAG
- a CDS encoding TonB-dependent receptor domain-containing protein — protein MTKKIIPLTLLFLLFGLTACTTYSYAQNADSARRAEMDSKVPKPAHTPDTGLTDLAGRHRLEAVEIRRRLPVIENKEDKIIYHVAKDASLRGTTAEEVFRKLPMVSLSYDGKAALRGNQNVRIFINGKPSSITRGNLAEALRMLPSEQIKSVEIITNPSSKYDAEGAAGIINILTGRPTVSGVNGSIGTTIGTRQSNQNSSIAGRIGRFGITGSVGNTWSYPIASRITSANSTLSGKTIFSQTNDSRNRRNGTQISVAMDYELDTNTMLVSNLNFNQLLLVTSNKMQTVYGEEGTAIGASVDNRQPAGNFDFSTDYIRKFSKKAGEISLSFQYLNGKNNTTYKGIYGLLSERGQNLGNSDEYTAQVDFKRSIQKIALDFGVKLVDRNISSTVAIDSSTQIGETVRDMQRSYSFGYTQKVWAGYAAVGFPIGKSVNVKAGLRWEKTILKAEESAHIAQFMNHTNDLFPNLSVSYNYSENSTLKMSYAKRIQRPSLYYLNPFRNEADRSNQMQGNPNLRSEIIQHVELGADFALLRNRGQLYAAVYYRSTDHSIEPILETTTAGGRTVLLQTFQNIGTNKNIGASVFTSITLFKGVNIKANMDVYTYANDPAEKFLYSSRMANKTTVIYKTFAGLDLNLGKGYMLDSYLFHDSPQRTFQGEFAAFNLWNISFKKKVLNEAAILGLTIVDPFSNSKNLGSYSETPLFIQKGNFALPFRSFGLSFSWQFGKNRPNAYRSKEKQIRNNDQKKAGQ, from the coding sequence ATGACCAAAAAAATCATTCCCTTGACCTTACTGTTTCTTTTGTTCGGACTTACCGCATGTACCACTTACTCATATGCGCAGAACGCTGATTCCGCCCGTCGTGCGGAAATGGATAGCAAAGTTCCAAAACCTGCGCATACACCCGACACTGGTCTGACTGATCTTGCCGGCCGGCATAGGCTGGAGGCCGTCGAGATCCGGAGAAGATTGCCGGTAATTGAAAATAAGGAGGACAAGATCATCTATCATGTGGCCAAGGATGCCAGTCTCAGGGGTACCACAGCGGAGGAAGTGTTCCGGAAGCTGCCTATGGTATCGCTGTCTTACGATGGAAAAGCAGCACTCCGTGGCAACCAGAACGTCAGGATTTTTATCAACGGCAAACCGTCCAGCATCACCCGGGGCAATCTCGCGGAGGCCCTGCGGATGTTGCCTTCGGAACAGATTAAATCCGTGGAAATCATAACAAATCCCTCGTCAAAATATGATGCTGAAGGTGCTGCTGGAATCATCAACATCCTGACCGGCAGACCAACAGTCTCAGGCGTCAACGGCAGCATCGGCACGACCATAGGTACACGGCAGAGTAACCAAAACAGCAGCATAGCTGGCCGGATCGGCCGTTTTGGCATCACCGGCAGTGTGGGCAATACCTGGAGTTATCCGATTGCAAGCCGCATCACCTCAGCAAATTCGACACTCTCCGGAAAGACAATATTTTCACAGACCAACGACAGCAGAAACCGCCGTAACGGAACGCAGATCTCAGTAGCCATGGATTATGAGCTGGACACAAACACCATGCTGGTATCCAATCTTAATTTCAACCAGTTGCTGCTCGTCACCAGCAATAAAATGCAGACTGTCTACGGGGAGGAGGGTACTGCAATTGGAGCCAGTGTGGACAACCGGCAACCGGCCGGCAATTTCGATTTCAGTACGGATTATATTCGTAAATTCAGCAAAAAGGCCGGGGAGATCTCACTGTCGTTTCAATACCTGAATGGTAAAAATAATACCACATACAAGGGCATCTACGGATTGCTGTCCGAGCGAGGGCAAAACCTAGGTAACAGTGACGAGTATACAGCGCAAGTGGATTTTAAACGTTCGATCCAGAAAATAGCGCTGGATTTTGGTGTTAAGCTCGTGGACCGGAATATCAGCTCGACAGTTGCCATCGATTCGTCAACACAGATAGGTGAAACTGTGCGGGATATGCAGCGCAGCTATTCCTTCGGATATACACAGAAGGTGTGGGCAGGATATGCTGCCGTAGGCTTTCCCATCGGAAAATCTGTCAACGTAAAGGCAGGACTGCGCTGGGAAAAAACCATACTGAAAGCCGAAGAGTCAGCGCATATAGCGCAGTTTATGAACCATACAAACGATCTGTTTCCTAACTTAAGTGTTTCGTATAATTACAGTGAAAACTCCACGCTTAAAATGTCGTATGCCAAACGGATCCAGAGGCCAAGCTTATATTACTTAAATCCCTTCCGAAATGAAGCAGACAGGAGCAATCAGATGCAGGGCAACCCCAATCTCCGGTCAGAGATCATTCAGCACGTTGAGCTCGGCGCCGACTTTGCATTGCTGCGCAACAGGGGACAGCTCTATGCCGCTGTCTATTATAGGAGCACGGATCATAGCATAGAGCCTATACTGGAGACAACAACCGCCGGCGGGCGTACGGTCCTCCTGCAGACTTTTCAGAATATCGGAACCAACAAAAACATCGGAGCCAGCGTGTTTACTTCGATAACGCTGTTCAAAGGCGTGAATATTAAGGCAAATATGGACGTATACACATATGCAAACGATCCGGCAGAAAAGTTTCTGTACAGTTCGCGCATGGCGAACAAAACCACTGTGATCTATAAAACCTTTGCCGGACTGGACCTGAATCTCGGTAAAGGCTATATGCTGGATTCTTATTTATTCCATGATTCGCCCCAAAGAACTTTCCAGGGGGAATTCGCTGCATTCAACCTCTGGAACATTTCGTTCAAGAAGAAAGTATTGAACGAAGCAGCCATACTGGGACTCACCATCGTCGACCCTTTTAGCAATAGTAAAAACCTCGGCAGCTATTCTGAAACGCCGTTGTTTATTCAAAAAGGAAACTTTGCATTGCCTTTCAGGTCCTTTGGTCTGTCCTTTTCATGGCAGTTTGGCAAAAACAGACCGAATGCTTACCGCTCAAAGGAAAAGCAGATCAGAAATAACGACCAAAAAAAAGCCGGTCAATAG
- a CDS encoding SDR family oxidoreductase codes for MTQFKNPHTKYPVPPFPKQEQEVPGTEAAMQPQADHGEESYVGSGKLTGAKAIITGGDSGIGRAVAIAYAREGADVVISYGYDVEDEDAAETARLVEKEGRKAILSKGDLREESYANQLIELGVRELGGIDILVNNAAYQMAHKTLEELTAEEWDRTFETNIRSMFYLCKAAVPHMQPGSSIINTASVNSYHPNAVLLDYAATKGAIQNFTANLAQMLLEQDKGIRVNAVAPGPVWTPLIPSTMPEPENFGKDSPIKRPAQPAEIAPAYVFLACEDSSYIAGATIAVTGGKVAM; via the coding sequence ATGACACAATTTAAAAATCCACACACAAAATATCCTGTACCGCCATTTCCCAAGCAGGAACAGGAAGTTCCCGGTACAGAAGCAGCGATGCAACCACAGGCCGACCACGGCGAAGAAAGTTATGTCGGCAGTGGCAAGCTGACTGGTGCAAAAGCGATTATCACCGGCGGTGATTCTGGTATAGGCCGCGCAGTGGCCATAGCCTATGCGCGCGAAGGTGCAGATGTGGTCATCAGTTATGGTTACGATGTGGAGGATGAGGACGCTGCCGAAACTGCACGGCTGGTGGAGAAGGAAGGCCGTAAAGCCATACTTTCCAAAGGCGACCTGCGTGAGGAAAGCTATGCAAACCAGCTGATTGAACTCGGTGTCCGCGAACTGGGCGGCATCGATATCCTGGTCAATAACGCCGCCTATCAAATGGCACATAAAACGCTCGAAGAATTGACCGCCGAGGAATGGGACCGTACGTTTGAAACCAACATACGGAGTATGTTCTATCTGTGCAAGGCTGCCGTACCACATATGCAGCCGGGCAGTTCCATCATCAATACTGCATCGGTCAATTCCTATCATCCCAATGCGGTGCTGCTCGACTATGCAGCCACCAAAGGGGCGATCCAGAACTTTACCGCCAATCTGGCGCAGATGCTGCTCGAACAGGACAAAGGAATCCGTGTCAACGCCGTTGCTCCCGGTCCGGTGTGGACACCGCTGATTCCGTCAACAATGCCGGAGCCCGAAAACTTCGGTAAGGACAGCCCGATCAAAAGGCCGGCACAGCCTGCAGAGATCGCACCGGCCTATGTATTTCTGGCCTGCGAGGATAGCAGCTACATTGCCGGAGCGACTATTGCCGTAACCGGCGGCAAGGTTGCCATGTAA
- a CDS encoding GNAT family N-acetyltransferase — translation MEIQIRPAQAHEIDRLLEFEQGIVEAERPYDGTLKEGEIHYYDLLELVRSPDAEVLVAAAGEELVGSGYAKILPARPYLKHGQFAHLGFMYVRPDYRGRGINGMILEGLTAWARARGISEIRLQVYDANESAKKAYTKAGFKPNLLEMRMEI, via the coding sequence ATGGAAATACAAATCAGGCCGGCGCAGGCACATGAAATCGATCGATTACTCGAATTTGAACAAGGTATTGTCGAAGCTGAGCGTCCATATGACGGCACATTAAAGGAAGGGGAGATTCATTATTACGATCTCCTGGAACTGGTTCGTTCTCCGGATGCCGAGGTGCTGGTGGCGGCGGCAGGGGAAGAGCTCGTTGGATCAGGATACGCTAAAATCTTGCCGGCCAGACCTTATCTGAAGCACGGGCAGTTTGCCCATCTGGGATTTATGTATGTCAGACCGGACTACCGTGGCCGTGGGATCAATGGGATGATCCTTGAAGGCCTGACTGCCTGGGCGCGGGCAAGGGGCATCTCCGAAATACGACTTCAGGTCTACGATGCCAATGAAAGCGCAAAAAAAGCGTATACCAAAGCAGGTTTCAAGCCCAACCTGCTCGAAATGCGAATGGAGATCTAA
- a CDS encoding Fpg/Nei family DNA glycosylase, protein MPELPDLQVFSKNLNRMIKGKTLEKAIIHNKQKIKVKEAELQALEGKTLNKVFRRGKRLFLDFGKDAILAIHLMLHGKLEYSDTPDPKYALVSLTFKGGKILSVTDFQQMANIELNPPSAEAIDALSPQLTADKLEQLLKASRAKIKTVLMDQKLIGGIGNAYADEILHAAQLSPLSIAGKIPKKKVQQLAKAIKDVLEDAERQIQKTHPDIISGEVRDFLKVHRKQAKHDASGQTIKQTKVGGRITYYTADQEEFS, encoded by the coding sequence ATGCCAGAACTACCCGACTTACAGGTTTTCAGCAAGAACCTCAACCGTATGATCAAAGGTAAAACGCTTGAAAAAGCGATCATTCACAACAAGCAGAAGATCAAGGTCAAAGAAGCGGAATTGCAAGCCCTGGAAGGAAAAACACTGAACAAGGTCTTCCGCCGGGGCAAAAGGCTCTTCCTTGATTTTGGTAAAGATGCCATCCTTGCCATTCACCTGATGCTACACGGCAAGCTGGAATACAGCGATACGCCCGATCCAAAGTATGCCCTTGTGTCCCTGACTTTTAAGGGAGGTAAAATACTTTCTGTCACCGACTTTCAGCAGATGGCCAATATAGAGCTGAATCCGCCCTCTGCGGAAGCCATCGACGCGCTGTCTCCCCAGTTGACGGCGGACAAGCTTGAGCAGCTTTTGAAGGCCAGCAGGGCCAAGATCAAGACCGTTCTGATGGATCAAAAACTCATCGGTGGCATCGGCAATGCGTATGCTGACGAAATCCTCCATGCGGCGCAGCTCTCACCGCTCTCCATTGCCGGCAAGATCCCCAAAAAGAAGGTGCAGCAATTGGCTAAGGCCATCAAGGACGTGCTGGAAGATGCCGAACGGCAGATCCAGAAGACGCATCCGGATATCATCAGCGGCGAGGTCAGGGACTTTCTGAAAGTGCACCGCAAGCAGGCAAAACACGATGCCTCCGGGCAGACCATAAAACAGACCAAAGTCGGGGGCCGTATCACCTACTATACCGCTGATCAAGAGGAGTTCAGCTAA